The region GAGTTCATGTACTGCGGGAACACGAAGCAGATGATGGCCAGCGTCATCTCGAGGATGAAGAAGAGCAGCAGGCACATGGAGTACAGCTTCAGCAGCCAGGTGTTCTCGCGCAGGGCGCCCAGGCAGCCGGCGAAGCTGACCGTGAACACGATCACTCCGGCGATGATCATGACCAGCGAGATGTTGAAGATTACATCGTAGACGGTGTCCAGTCGCAGCCAGCCATTGCCGTCCTTCAGCTTGTCCATGAAGGCGTAGATGCCGATGGCCAGGAGCAGGCCGCCAAAGAGCCAGAAGAGGAAGTTCAGCAGGAAGATCATGTACTTGACGCAGGAAGAAACGTAGCTGAAGTGGTGCGGGTAGGAGGAGATGCGGGGGTGCATGTAGTTGCCCCCCTGGTGGTATCTGTGGTTGCTCATCGTCGCAGGTCTGTGCAATACCCCTTTTTCACTCTGATATCTGGCTGAGTGTAACTTTTCCTGGCCTTTTTGTTCTGGTCTCCTCCCCCACGACTTCTTTTTGTTGACGCCCTCTTTGTGTGTGGTCTTTTCCGCGGCCTGCCCGGGTGTCTAGCACATATTCCCAATGCCTAGCTGAGGTGGCTCTCCAAAGCTGGTGCTTCCCCGCAGGTGCTTTCACTTTTTTCCACCCTTTATCTTTAATTTCAATGCTGATAAGTGATTTTATggagccacaaaaaataacaaagtgCCCAGCGTTGCCAGACTGGCGTTCCAACTCGACAGTGGTTGGCAACGCGGTGAGTCAGCTGGCTGGGAGTGTGACCGCACTGCACAGAACAGCAAATCCGCAGCTTTCAACTTTGACTCGATTGGCAACGCGGCATCCAGGTGTTTGATTTTTCGCGTGCAGCTGTTTTCCAAGCAGCTTTTTTGtgttagtttttagttttccaCCGCTGCGTAACATTGCGACGCACGCTCGGGCTGCCTGGCGCGTTCATAAACAAAAGGCCAAAAATAGAAGCAGCACCATTTCAGGCGCTATTCAGCAGGTGAGAAGTTTTCCAGGCGGCGGGCTTGCgttgtataaaaaaaaccaaggACGCACCATTTTAGTGTGGGAAAATGAGAGTTTTTTTTGCTGCTGGTGACATTGAAGCAGAATTGCGAGCGAATTTTAGCTTGATTCGCGGTGGCTTTCTCTGCCAGGCGCTTTCTCCGCGCACTGCAAAGCACCAGCACAAAACAAAAGGCACGAAAATAGAACGGAAAATTGGGAAAAGCAAGAAAAACGGAGAAATAAAAGACGGAAGTGGCGAGCGCGCATTGCATAAATATTAGTTGGCGTGGGGGGGGTGGCGCAGCCGACAAAACATTGACTTTCCACCGCTTTTCCGCGCATTTTCCTCTCGCCGATTGAATAACCCCGTGCAGTTGTCAACCGAAACTGGCCGCAAAATGTTGCCACTTTCTCGCCACGCACTGCGGCGCACTCGAATTTTCGCAATTAGCCGCTTTTTTGCAGGTAAGTCCAAAATACCTGTGGGCGCGCCGCACTTTTCTAGAAAAATCAACAAGCACACTCCGCTTTCGGTCGGTCATTCACTAATTTTAGACTAGTTTTCTAGccttttcatttgcatttgcaaatGCGTTCTTCATGAACGCAATTTCCCCCGCTACTCGCAGTCGCTGCTCGAAATTAATTCACTGTCTTCAATTGCCCGCGACACACTTGGCTGATTTTCCTATTGTTGCACTCGGaaaagcccaaaataaaaggtgACTAGCCCGCCTCTTTCCCCACCTCCGCCCCCGCCCCGCCCGCTTTTCACTTTCGGCTTTTCCCTCGCCTGCTTGCTGCGGGCGCCACTTCGCTTAATTGCCGGCGGCCAGCATAAAATGAAAACTATTTTCGGCCCAATGCGTTTCTCCACTCCATTTGATGGCCGCACTTAACAAATCTGTTTACACCTCCGCCAATTAGCAACAATGTTTGTATACAAAGTCGACGGCTGCACAACTCCGGTTGTGGGTGCACTCTATAGAGGAGGTCTTACGAGTCCTGGGGGAGTTGGCATACGTTTTACTTTCGAAAATTTTCCTGAAAACGTACacaattttcacatttttaccCTATTTATAGTCACTCATTGGCCAGTATTTTACAATCTAAACATTCCAAGTGTGGGCACTCCAAATATCTTAGTGCAAAGGCTATTTATAGAGGTTTCTGGAAAGCTGCGCcctttaaaaaccatttatttAAGTATCTTGTGAAATGAAATTTGTGTTTTACAATGGCTTGTTGAGCTATAAATATACATGATCTGTTATTTTAAGGTGTTTAAGGGTAGATCGATTATCTTATTGTccgttcattttttattatcagctCTGAATTAAGAGTTGAGCGTATCTAGAGTCTCCGAAATTCTGTAACACCACATTTTAATACATAATATTATGGTATTCAAAATTACCATACAATTCAATCCAATCTTCTTGTTATCAATTCGATAAAGCCTAGCTATTTTCAACTCGTTTATGGCTCAAACGGCTTATTTAGCCAAACATGATGATTGTGgcttttgggaaaataatttccaCAACTCATTGTTGATAGGCCCAAGTACCTGTTTCTTATCGGGGGTGTGCCAGCATTTAAATCAGCCGTTGAAGATTACCCCTGATAAGTAAGAGATTACCCTGGGAAATCTTACAGAAGCTTGGCGGCCAGAAATCCACCCCACAGCCACTACTCAGTTTGCATTACCCAACTGGTGGTGAACAGAAAAGCACACATAACTCGACCGCAAACTAAACACCGAAGTATTGCATTTCAGATTCACGTCAAGACAGCGACAACCCGGCCAAGAAGTACTCCGGACTAACGAGGATGGACAACAAGAGCGAGAAGGTTACGGTCAACAAGGAGGAGCTGCGCAAGCGCCTGACCCCGATGCAGTATCAGGTTACCCAGGAGGCGGGCACCGAGCGTCCCTTCACAGGTTGTTCATCGTTATTTTGCACTGATTCTATTGCTAGTAAATCGATCTACTCCACGTTTGTCAAGTCACATTTAAGTAATTGACTTGTCAGGGAGAAAAGAGATTTTAAAATCTGAAAACCCATCCTTACTATAAAGATCAGGGGGTCCCAAAAGTCCCTTCTTAACAATCAAATATTTGCGTTATTAGTAAAACTTTTGAATAATAAATCCAACAACTAGCAATAGAATTTCATATCATAACGTATTACCAAAAATTGTATGGTTTGCAACTTAATCTAATATCATTTGTGATCCCCCTAGGTTGCTACAACAAGCACTACGAGAAGGGCGTGTACCAGTGCATCGTGTGCCACCAGGATCTGTTCAGCTCGGACACCAAGTACGACTCGGGATGCGGCTGGCCGGCCTTCAACGACGTCCTCGACAAGGGCAAGGTCACCCTGCACCGCGACGCCAGCATACCAGGTGCGTACCGCCCGCGCGGCCCACTTCCCGGCCAGCTAGCCACAGTACGGCCTAGACATTGTTCGGCACTCTTAGCTGTTTAATTGCAAACCGTTTTGAgttctgtttttatttgagtTGCCGTTTTGTTGCCGCACCCAAGAGTTGAGAATGAATTATGCGTTGAGCCTAGGGGACTATAAAACGTAGACTAGAGGAAAACATGCAAAGTTATCATGTGTAAATAAGAGCGGTCATAAAACTAAAGGAGTAGTATttagatattaaaaacaattatttactGCGTTTATACAGAGCTTTGTGTTAGTTAAATGATGCAcataaatgcatttaaaacgGATTTATAAGCTTAGAGAGCAAAACATATAAAACTGCTAGAACAAGTTGTACGAATATCATTTGATCTTAGAAAAAGTtcgatttatttttcatatgaTAGTTTTTAAAGtaccattttttcttttttacttatttcgATAAATAGACGATAGCCCCATATAGGTTGATTACTTCGATCAATGAGCGATAGTTTTACATCGATTGATTGTTTCGATAAatttagatatatatttaGACAGATATTTTCGATATATAATCGATCGCCTTATAAACGTAGTAAATTCTAAAAAGAAAAGCAGAAGATGTTGCCAAGAACCCATTCCCAACCTGTGCTATTTGTGTTGCCTTGTTCAATGTTATGTTTTGGCTTTGTTGCGTTGATCTTGAACTTGAACTCGTCCATAAACCGTTCCATTGACCCGAGTTCACTGTAGTTGTGCCGTTGGCCTTGCCGTTGTTGTTTCACTGTCTAGTCTTGTGGCGGTGATTGTGACTTGTGAGTGTTCCTGCTGCCGTTGCAGCACCTGAATGTGCAACCGAGCGAGAAGAAGCGACTAAAATTAATTCCTAACCGAGTATTGTGTTCTCTTATCCCCCTCTTCTATCCCGCCTGACTCTCGAAATCTCTTTCTTTCTcgaaaacaataataacacAATGAAACCATACATTTCGACTCTGCCCCACAAATATCACCCACGAGTATCACTGTTAAACCGATTAAACCAACAGTAGTCATTTCGAAAACGCTAGGCATGGTGCGCACCGAGGTGCGCTGCTCCCGCTGCTCCGCCCACATGGGCCACGTCTTCGACGATGGACCGCCGCCCAAGCACCGCCGCTTCTGCATCAACTCCGCGTCCATCGATTTTGTGAAGAGTGCGGCGCCCTCGAAGGCCGATCCCCCGACGGCCTCCAAGAAATAATGAACGATCTGCGAGGAATATTACATCCGGAGGAGTCCCCCCACATATATATAAAGACCTGGAGAATCTCTATAGCCCTCTGAAAGAGCTTCATGCCTCACAAAAAGATATTTAGCTATTTTATATAGGAGTTTATTatgcaaaaatgtttaacaaaaACACAAAGCTTGTACACGAGAACGATGTTTGGAAATGTATTACCGGAACGAGGAGTGAGAGATCAGTGTTGTAGATCCAGGATCCCATTTTTCTATCCTTACTTTCACCTTCTCAGCCACTCTATTTCGGTTTCAATCTTTTGGATGGTGGAAAATCTAGgaattttatacaattttagagGGGAATCTTTATTTCCTTGCCCTGGtttcgcttttttttattttactatcATACTTCTAACTCTACTTCCCCGAAAAAAACTCTTTCCTTTTCCTTTCCTTCGTAATCTTAGGAACTTATTGTAACTTAACATATTTGGTAGGAGTTTACttgttaaaaagaaattatgtTTGCGCAAGACTAGAAATAAAGTATTAAGGATCAGTCTAGGGTTTCCTTACTTTATAATATGGTTTATCTGTTTTTCGGTTTTGAACCATTTTCACCGCTCTTTTGGTTTAAGATCATATGAGCTTTTCACACTCCCATTTCGATTTCCATCATTTTCCAAGGTCGGGTTGGCCTTATTTTTGGGCCAGGGCCATTATGTGTATGTCTGTTTGTGTGTAgtgctttatttttaaatatttccgcatatgtattttatttgccgGTGTTGTGATTTGGTTATTATGATTTcgtttttacttttaagtttttgcttCTTACTCATGGCCAATGATTTTTTGGAATAACATAACCCCGAATACCGTAACACTAACATTATATCCATAGACTTTTTAGAGTGTCTCAAGCAAACCGAATAATGTGTATTTTCgtatattttctatttctctttttttaactcgcttccaaaaccaaaaaccaaaaaaaaaactaaatgtaCAACGCCTGTAAACGTTATTTGGGGGTTTGTTTTGCTAACCGCAACAAAAACACGACACTTACCAACTCATTGCTGAAATTGTAACACTCGAAAACACAAAACACCGAATGCTTAATTAACCAAAAAATATGTACGCCAAATCACTCggaaaaacatttatattctcccatattttcattaattttcacCCATTTTATGTGACTGTTCATTTCTGCATATTTATCCACTGCCGCCGTCCACTGTTATTTATCGCTCTCTCTGCTGCACCTCCTCCTTCGCCCTGCTCTTCGCCTCTCTCTGATTTGCACTACCATCAATTTGCCGTTATTTCTTCGATCTGTCTTtgttctctctctctctctgcttTTCATTTATCACCCATTTCGCAATCAATTTTCTATTTCCGTTGATCTTTGTTTACAACGAAAACTTTGAATTAACCTTGCAAAACGATCCGAAAAAATGcaacaaatattgtaaaacaaATGCGCTGCAAAcgatgaaaaaaaaacaaccaaaacGAATCCAATTAATCCCACAAAATGGCAAAATACAAACTAAATAGGGGGCAATATTTTACTACTAATCGCACATCCAGAACGCATACGCACCGAGGTCCGCTGCGCCCGCTGCAACGCCCACATGGGCCACGTCTTCGAGGATGGCCCGAAGCCGACCCGCAAGCGCTACTGCATCAACTCCGCCTCCATTGAGTTCGTGCCCGCGGATCCGGCCACCTCCGGCCCGCCcgtggccacgcccaccgcggCGCCCATTGCCCAGCAGTGAGGAGATGCGGCGCGGGAGGAGGTCCACCATTGACCCATCCATCGGAGCAAGCGGACGAGCCCGACCTCAGTGTCTGGCTGCTGTTGGGAACTTTTCTACGCGTACTTTCTAACTTTCCGCAAGTGTGGCCAATTTTAGCTCGTAGTCAGTCAATcgaacccaaacccaaaccgAAAATTCTTCGTGCGCCCCTCTGTTTGTGTAAATAGCTAATGTTTTGCCTCtaaatttgtttgttaacCCATACAAAACCGAATACTCTGTAACACCCTCAACACAGTACTAATTTTAAACTGAGCGCGCTAAATAAACGTGTGTTTTTTACAATAGAGTGTTCATTTTTTCGTCATTAGTGGGGTGCCATTTATGAGTGAAATAggaaacaaattaatattggaacatataaattttcctaaaaaaaaatatatgttatttctttaataaagTGATACCAAAATGTaacatttcttttaatttcctATATTTTACTTATATTTGCCCCTAATATTTTGCCCCTGACTGTCTGTGATAACCGAACAGCTGAGCCGCGTTGCCAACCACTTGCCTTGTTTTTCGCGAACAGATGCTGCaccgctgctgttgttgttgttgccgtgaCGTAACGGCCGGCAACGCAACAAAATGAAATCGAACTTATTTATGGCTCGGGAGccaattgattttaattgccGCTGCCGCAAAAGGTAAAAATGGGTGTTCATTAGGCCCCAAGTGCTGTGCTGGCGACAAATCGATAACTGCGCGGCCAGTGGAAATGCTGATCATTCGCTCTTGAGCGCTCAACACGTGTGTAGGGTGCCTGGAGAACCGTCAAACCGACCCACCTTGATTTGTTTGTATATGACTTTCAAACAAAAAGCGCTAGTGTCATAGAGCGCATAATAAATTCGCAATTATCTAAGAGCGATTTCTGTGTAAATACAAGGCGGGCACTTCGAAGTGATAGCTCGAGATCCGCGCAGTCTGTAGATTAGATTGGGTACTCGACCATGGCCTGGTAAACCATGTATTGGGCTTCACCTTTCCACCTGTCCAGATGCAGAGGACCAGCTGAGGGCAGCCGACGCGAGAGCTCTACGTAAGATCTCGAGGCGTTACATCACTTTACGTTGCACGTTACGTCAGTGGCCGTTACTCAATTACAAAGATGAAGGAGTGGCTGAAGATATCCTGCCTGCTCTGCGTCTTCGGCTTCATCCGCGAGATTCGCCCATCGGAGCCCTACGTCACGGAGTACCTGCTGGGGCCCTGGCGGAACATCTCGGAGACGCAGGTGAGCGCACTGCTAGCTCGATCAATCCCTTCTCGATAATATCAGTTTTAATTCCAGCTAACACACGATGTCTATCCAGTGGGCACCTACTCCTACCTGGTGCAGTTGGTCTTTGTTTTTCTGATCACAGACTTTCTGAGGTaactatatattataatcttgAAATAGTCTGTTTGATGGGTTTGCATTTCAAATTGGAAGGAAGAGGTTTTCcttgaaaatgcattttataaagctctcttatatatttataatatatgtacatatactataaatattttatatttcacttGGTCGAGTCAACCAAGCCCATCTTAGAActaatgatttatttaaaaaacgctCGCCTGTCAATAATCTAATCCAAATTATAGGTGATAATATTTGGGGCCAGTAATTTGACCTATTACAAAGTCAAAAATATGTGGACTTTGCTCGCCCAAAAAAATGCCAATTGAGTCAGCAAAATGTTCTTGATAAATGAAGGCAATTCCATGATTTGCAATAAATCAATTTATGAAAGAGCTGAAACAGAAAATTTGAGATACCTATATAACATTATAACCTACTTGATAGGTACAAGCCCCTGATCATCACCATTGGAGCCACTGGTGTGATAATATGGAGCATGCTCATCTGGACCACCAGCCTGCTTTCCCTGCAGATCCTAGAGTTCTTCTACGGCACCTATATGGCCGCCGAGGTGGCCTACTATACCTATATCTACGCCAAGGTGGACAAGAAGTACTATCCCAGGGTAACCTCGCACACCCGAGCGGCCATGTTTGCAGGCAAACTGGTTTCGGGGATCACATCCCAACTGATGATCAACCTGGAGCTGATGAACTACAAGGAGCTCAACTATATAACGCTGGCCAGTAAGTAGTCAAATAATCATTTCtagaattttaaatgatttacgtttaatttatttcatgtAAAGCTCAAGTAATGGCAATGATTTGGGCTTTTGGCCTGCCCGGCGTGGATAAGAGCCTGTACTTCCATCGGGAACAGTTGCCCAGTGGAGATTCACAGACGCAGTTGCCCGGAGAAAGCAACCTTGCGGTGGACGCGAGTCAGGAGAGTGCTCCAAAGCAGCCCAACGCACTGGGTCTGCTGTGGCTGCACTTCCGCAATGCCTACACCAATCCGCGCGTCATCCAATGGAGTCTGTGGTACGCCATCGGACTGGCTGGCTACCTGCAGGTCACCTACTACGTGCAGGTTCTGTGGAAGGTGATCGAACCGGAGCCGCTGATCGCCTGGAACGGAGCAGTGGACGCTGTGCTGACGGCTCTGGCTGCTTTATGTGCCCTGGCTGCTGGTTATCTGCACACTGGGCGTCTCAGGCCTCGAACATCTCTGCTTACCCTGGCGCTTTTGTCCGCCGTGGAGGGCGGCTGTGTGCTGATCTGCTGCTGGACGAAGGACATCTACTGGTCCTATGGGGGTTTCGTGCTCTTTGGCGCCCTCTACGGCTTCACCATCACGGTGGCCAGGTGAGGAGCTCTATTTCCCAAAGATCATCATGTTTATACCTACctttatatccttgcagtgCTGAGGTGGCCAGGAACCTGCAGGAGGAGAGCTACGGCTTGGTCTTCGGAGTCAACACCTTTGTGGCCCTAGTCTTCCAATCGCTCCTAACCATGATCGTTGTGACGGATACGGGCTTTGAGCTCGACGCCGTGGGTCAGTACACGGTCTATGCGTTCTATTTCATAGCCGTCGGCGTGCTGTAtctcgtatccgtgctggtgGAGTGCCTCGCATTCCGGGACACCGAGAGCGAGAAGTTGGAGGACTCTCTGGATTGATTCCCGATGCATTTCGAAAGTACTTAAATTCGCCTGCTGGCAAGCACAACTTTGCGACTTAAGAAAGACAAGTTCCTTGATGGTATTACCACGATGGCTGATTATGTTCCCGGAATAGATAAGCCATCTGTTATCTGCAGTCGGTTGCCGATTTCGTAGTATTTAGTGCAGATTTCCATTTATAGAGCACACTATCAGTCTCGAGTGTGGAGGAATAAAGTTAGCGAGCTTTTTAAAATCACTCTGCTTTTCACTAATAGACCTTGTCGATTATCGCACCTAATTACGGGTAATTTATATGGGAAAGATGGATGGCAATGCTGATAGCTGATAGCCATTTAATCAAAATGAATACACTGCAAACGAAAATAGTCAGAGAAAGGAAACTTTCGATTCTACTCTGTTGATTATCGAtccaaattattaaatttaagctAGTTGGCCAAGGAATAATGTTTctagttattttttaagtgtagtTCGTTCACTTCGAAAGCGGctcaaacattttaatgtaCGAATTGATAGTAAACCCCTAACAGTTTCGCTTCCGTTTATAAACAGGCTATCGCTGATTATTAACCCATTAGTGTTGATATTTTGCATTAATAGATTACACAAGCGTTAATAGACGAAACGAGTCTTAAGACTCGATGAGAATTTCGCTGCAGATCCATTTAAGTGCCACGCTAATGGGCTAATTAGCTGATAATTTGTGTGGCCAACTTGGAGTGGGAACTGCATGTGTGGAGAGCAAGTCAATCAAGATCGTGACCATGCTCTAAGCGAGCGGAAACTTCCCGGACTTCCCAGCCCGATCCGCTGAGAACACTTGGATCGTAAATCGCGAATGGGCCCAGCGCTGATTACAAGCGTCGAAGGGTAAATCTCTATACTCGGGCCTAGCCTGCACTAAGCCCTCGGAGGAATGTGCTATTATTATAATAGCTGGTCGAAGCTCCACGCTGCCAGACACACATAGGTAGAGCCGGTGCGATCGCTGGTTAGCGTAAGTATCGCGATTAGATCTAAGCCGATAGCCGTGACGGGATGGAGTCTTGGCTGAGGGTATCGTGTGTGCTCTGCATATTCGGCTTCCTCCGGGAGCTGAGGCCCTCGGAGCCCTACCACGCGGAGATCCTGATGGGCGAGTGGTACCACGTCACCCAGGACGAGGTCAACCGATCGGTATATCCCGTGGGAACCTACTCCTACCTGGCGCTCCTAATCTTCGTCTTCCTTATAACGGACTTACTCAGGTTTATGGCACCCTTCATATAATCTTTATTGACCACCATAACCCTCAGTTTGTGCTGCAGATACAAGCCCGTGATCGTCGCGAACGCCATTACTGGCATATGCATCTGGGGAACCCTGATATGGACGAGCACCTTGGGCGGCCTGCAGGCGGTGGAGGTGTTCTATGGCTTCTACCAGGCCGCCGAGGTGGCCTACTACTCGTACATCTACGCCAAGGTGGACAAACAGTACTATCCCCGGGTGACCTCGCACACGCGGGCGGCCATGTTTGTGGGCAAACTGGTGGCCGGGCTTCTGGCGCAACTGGTGATCGGCCTGCAGTGGATGAACTACAAGCAGCTGTTCTACATCTCCGTGAGCTGTGGGTTCCCAGCAAGCTAAGAGATTGTTTAGCCAGTCAATTATCGAACCCGCTTTCCCACAGCTCAAGTTGCGGCGCTGCTCTGGGCTTTCTTCTTGCCAAAGGTGGAGAAAAGTGTGTACTTCCATAACAAAAGCGAAGCTATTCAAGCTGCTGGCAAACCGGATGGAGGAGGTCTGGAGAAGGCATCAGAGATTACCGACGGAAAGGAAGTGGAAGAAAAGACTGCGACGAGTCCTAGTAAGAAGGTCCCAGCCTGGC is a window of Drosophila biarmipes strain raj3 chromosome 3R, RU_DBia_V1.1, whole genome shotgun sequence DNA encoding:
- the LOC108024582 gene encoding methionine-R-sulfoxide reductase B1 isoform X3 → MLPLSRHALRRTRIFAISRFFADSRQDSDNPAKKYSGLTRMDNKSEKVTVNKEELRKRLTPMQYQVTQEAGTERPFTGCYNKHYEKGVYQCIVCHQDLFSSDTKYDSGCGWPAFNDVLDKGKVTLHRDASIPGMVRTEVRCSRCSAHMGHVFDDGPPPKHRRFCINSASIDFVKSAAPSKADPPTASKK
- the LOC108024582 gene encoding methionine-R-sulfoxide reductase B1 isoform X1, with amino-acid sequence MLPLSRHALRRTRIFAISRFFADSRQDSDNPAKKYSGLTRMDNKSEKVTVNKEELRKRLTPMQYQVTQEAGTERPFTGCYNKHYEKGVYQCIVCHQDLFSSDTKYDSGCGWPAFNDVLDKGKVTLHRDASIPGGNILLLIAHPERIRTEVRCARCNAHMGHVFEDGPKPTRKRYCINSASIEFVPADPATSGPPVATPTAAPIAQQ
- the LOC108024582 gene encoding methionine-R-sulfoxide reductase B1 isoform X2; this encodes MLPLSRHALRRTRIFAISRFFADSRQDSDNPAKKYSGLTRMDNKSEKVTVNKEELRKRLTPMQYQVTQEAGTERPFTGCYNKHYEKGVYQCIVCHQDLFSSDTKYDSGCGWPAFNDVLDKGKVTLHRDASIPERIRTEVRCARCNAHMGHVFEDGPKPTRKRYCINSASIEFVPADPATSGPPVATPTAAPIAQQ
- the LOC108024582 gene encoding methionine-R-sulfoxide reductase B1 isoform X4, translated to MDNKSEKVTVNKEELRKRLTPMQYQVTQEAGTERPFTGCYNKHYEKGVYQCIVCHQDLFSSDTKYDSGCGWPAFNDVLDKGKVTLHRDASIPGGNILLLIAHPERIRTEVRCARCNAHMGHVFEDGPKPTRKRYCINSASIEFVPADPATSGPPVATPTAAPIAQQ
- the LOC108024584 gene encoding thiamine transporter 1, which codes for MKEWLKISCLLCVFGFIREIRPSEPYVTEYLLGPWRNISETQLTHDVYPVGTYSYLVQLVFVFLITDFLRYKPLIITIGATGVIIWSMLIWTTSLLSLQILEFFYGTYMAAEVAYYTYIYAKVDKKYYPRVTSHTRAAMFAGKLVSGITSQLMINLELMNYKELNYITLATQVMAMIWAFGLPGVDKSLYFHREQLPSGDSQTQLPGESNLAVDASQESAPKQPNALGLLWLHFRNAYTNPRVIQWSLWYAIGLAGYLQVTYYVQVLWKVIEPEPLIAWNGAVDAVLTALAALCALAAGYLHTGRLRPRTSLLTLALLSAVEGGCVLICCWTKDIYWSYGGFVLFGALYGFTITVASAEVARNLQEESYGLVFGVNTFVALVFQSLLTMIVVTDTGFELDAVGQYTVYAFYFIAVGVLYLVSVLVECLAFRDTESEKLEDSLD
- the LOC108024580 gene encoding thiamine transporter 2; this encodes MESWLRVSCVLCIFGFLRELRPSEPYHAEILMGEWYHVTQDEVNRSVYPVGTYSYLALLIFVFLITDLLRYKPVIVANAITGICIWGTLIWTSTLGGLQAVEVFYGFYQAAEVAYYSYIYAKVDKQYYPRVTSHTRAAMFVGKLVAGLLAQLVIGLQWMNYKQLFYISVSSQVAALLWAFFLPKVEKSVYFHNKSEAIQAAGKPDGGGLEKASEITDGKEVEEKTATSPSKKVPAWQLLWSHFRSAYTNNLVLQWSLWYAISLAGFLQITTYMQVVWKSFANEPTIAWNGAVDVALTLLSAVSALLAGYFHAGRLRTRSSLLSMALLSILQGGCVLLSCWTTNIYLSYLGYVLYGGLFAFTITVASSELASSLEEDSFALVFGFNTFVGLILQCILTFVVVSERVNLNLDVFQQFTVYAVYFIVIGVVYSMAVLIHYIWSCSKRSKSMQVSY